The Neodiprion pinetum isolate iyNeoPine1 chromosome 5, iyNeoPine1.2, whole genome shotgun sequence genome segment gCACTATTGCATTACACTTCGAATTCAGTTATGCATAGAGTTCTATCTATCAAGACTGTAAATGTGTATCTTTTATCATTCTCTTACACTTTGCACGAATGTTTTAAGAATTTGTGAACTTTATTTCTGTAGCTTGTCGCTACCTTCAACTTCGTTAATCCAACCTCAACCCCACTAGAGAAAAGTCATTAAAACAAGGAACGGTACACCAAACCACATTCATACGTAACTTATGTAACGACATGATtgatatttgagaaaatgaaaatttcaaaaaatgcatCAATCTGTGTTGCCATCTAAAATAATGCATAATTTGTCATGGAGCTATAATTAGTAAcattaacgtaacgaaacgttgGAATAAAAGTAAATCATTACTTTGCAGCTTCAGAAATATTTTGGAATTAGTATTTGTATAATTGGAGTTTGTTAATGCTGAATTACGGCTTACTAATTATCAGGCGGTTTCATTGTtaagaaataatgattttttataaaaatgtatagtTATATTCAAGTTACGAACTTCAACTTCATGATTTGTTAAGAAATGTCACGAAaggttgggttaggttaggttgacAGTAAGCAGATTATGGGATTCCGTGAATTTGGAATCGCGTGGGGCAAATATTAATAGTAACTTGgatgttttttcttcgtcctTCACGTCTATCAATAGCTTGGCGTCCATCCATTCTTGACCGACAATGCGACacttttgttgttgttttaaATTAACTGCCAACCAAATCGGAACTTGAGTAGGTAAGCCGGCTCGAAACGGTCCAATTGATCCAGATATCAAATGAATCTGATTGAAAGTGAAACTTGGTATAATTGTCACCAATTGTTTCTCCCCCAAGAACTCCACTTCATTTGGATCCATGTCTTATaacagaattgtttttctatCAACGACATGTGTATGATTTTATAACTTGTTTCTGCTAATcgttgcgaaatttttcgacatttcaaGTCTGAAAAACCGACGTCGTGAGGTGCAATTAATCGACTAATGCGATTCATCAAACTTTCGATTACCACGATatcgataaaatattataccatTCTTGATTGGCTGCACTGAGTGCGTTTTCTCCAGGGTTTCGCTCTTCTCATTGGTTAAAAAATGGGGAAATCGCACTCAGTGCAGTCGGTTGGAGACGCGATTAAATTACTAGAATTTgagcaaaaatcaaataagCCAAGCATATTACCCGATAAATCGTCAACGCTTTGGTCGTTATTGTTAGATTACATGCTCTAAGCTTTGGTCAAGGCATCGAGCGTTAACTGTAGAATACCTCAAGAATACGCTACTCGAAAAATGTCATCTCGCCAATCCAATGTTACGTACATCATTTAaaatacgtaatttttttattgctgtgCTAGAAATGAGTTTATCGTTATGAACAGATATCTTATTACACTTAGTAAAGCTCCTCGAAATATTCCAGTCCAGTAACAAGCACACTGTTTGATTGACGTATGTTCATATTGGTAGAGATATTGGCATAAAAATGTGCAGAACATATCGattattcattgattattCAAAATCGAAACTATTAATCGAAACTATTACTCGAAACGTCGATTTCCGGAATcggataaaaagtaaaaattgacCGCTTTTAAAAGTGTAACCTCTGTGATAGAATTAAAGTGAGTGAAGAAACTAAATTCGCATCTAAAACATGGGATTTGCTACAAATCATTAAGAGTGTCTCAAGAGTCAAACCTGATGTTTTTAGCACGAAATTAAGAATTTCAATTAAGAACCCTTGTGAAAAATGCGAGTAAACTAAATAGAATGGAACACAAATTGTACCTCATTTAAACAGACATGACGaaatgtaattaaattcaaGATATATTTACAACCTATGGTATTTCGAACAAACATCTAATTACTCGATacaatatgtaataaataGTTATGTTCTAAAATCGGAATGCGATTTCTTGATTGGTTAAATCCACTTGCCGCGAGCGATTTTGCTGCgaacaatgattttttattagtttTATAGTACATATCGTACACACCCTGAACGACCTGCTcataagtaaaaaatcatgGCTTGCAATTCGTTTTGTTATTGTTCTAGATATCGCTTATTCacgaatttgtaaaatttttcacaggcGCGACGGCACCACTTTGTAGAACTTTTCTCGATAACCTCATCGCTCCTGATACAGGATCTCGGCCAAAATATTTAACATGTATCTCTTGACCAACTTCGAAATTCAGAGCACTTGGATGATTTACTTTCCGTTGATCCAACTGCGAATTATGCAACAATGCCGGATTCATACTCGGATACAATGTGACCATCACTCCTAAGTCACGAATCTCCACAATCTTGGCATTATAAATTGCCCCAAACTCTAAAACTGGCTCACGTTCCGCAGTAAGAATCCgatcaattatttcttttgcTTCGTCCATTGCAGTTTGATTAGGAGCAAACAGTGAGAAGATCGTGTCATCGACTTGATTCACCTGCAATAAGCCGTGTGATACATTTGTTTCCATAAttaaggaataaaaaaaaaaacagtgcaTTACTCTAAATATCATGCAACGATGGAAATTCTCACAGTAAAAACTAAATATGATCAAAATTGAAGTAACTCGAACCTGAACTCCAGTTTCGACGAGTATTTTTTTAAGATTCGAGCCTGAAATTCCAACAAACTTGGCTCGCATATGAATGGGTACTTCAAGCATTTCCGACACAGGCATATTTGGTTTTTTCACTTCTCTCGGCTTAGCGATCGCAGAATTCATGATCTCAATGATTTTTGATTTCGCGTTATGGCCTTGCTGCAATGCttcaaatacaatttttaacgGAATCCCGGGAATTTTGATGTCCGCTTGTACGGCCGTGATCCCTTTCTTTGTACCTGCTAGTTTGAAGTCCATGTCGCCCATGTAGTCTTCGATACCCTGGTGATATATCAACGTTACATGCTTAACATACAAGCTTTGGTTAAAAAGAATAGCACAAAAATGGACTACGAATGATTTTACTCAACGATAGtggaaagaaaatggaaacgCACACTAATtccagaaagaaaaaacaaaaagccACAATAGAATACTTAGCACGTATAATATACCAATAAATCTGTGAGGACTTTGTAGTCGTTGATCTGCTTAGTTTCATCATACTTTGTAATCAAACCCATCGCTACCCCCGCAGCTGCTGTGGTTATTGGAACACCAGCATCCATCAGGGCTAAACTTCCACCGCAAACAGATGCCATTGACGAAGAGCCTTTAAAAAGCAAATTGCAGTATATTTTACTGCTTCATGTCGCAAATGTTTAGACTTCCATTTGATGCAAAATTTTTAGCTTTTCCtcttattggaaaaaatataaccTAATGTATTtcctttgtaaaaaaaaaatccaatctTCTCGAATATGAAATCTGCTTTAAGAATTCTCATCAGGAATTGTCAGAAAAACATGTTTTTCCAACATTTTCAATCTGTGTATGTGAAAGgctagaaattatttttttacatttgtttCTGTGAAATGCTAGACATTTTAGAACGTCGGATCGATTTATATAACTACATACCATTGGACTCTAATACCTCGCTGGTGAGCCTTATAGTAAAGGGATAGTCTTTGGGAAGAACAGCACGTAATCCTCGCTCGGCAAGAGCACCGTGACCAATCTCTCTTCGTCCACTCGGTCCTGAACGTCCAGTTTCATTTGTTGCAAATGGTGGAAACTCGTAgtgcaagaaaaaatttttttcctttattccACTGGAAATAGAAAACATAAACAACCCATTTGAGTGTAAAGtgtattgaaataaaacaaagaaagcaGCAACTAGCTTTCATAACATtcagataaaatttctcaatacAGTAGATTATACACTCTCGATAATTTCACTCCTAATATTTTGCATCATCAGTAGAAGttattctctctctccatctGTAACTCGCATAATTATAGTTACTCTAATACACACTAATATTATTGCATGTTCTACTATTTCCCAAAGTTTGAAGGAATTATATCACTTAAGAGAGCAAACAAACGTAAAACACgacttatttcatttttttgaaaacagaaAGTTGTCAGATCGCTCCGAGATTCTTTGAATCTGAATATTCTGGTCTCTTTTTTGAACAACCCTATAAGTGACTAGAATTCAAACCTGCatttaactttttttacaAAGAATAGAAAGTCATCATAATTTTTGCAATGATAATTATTCAACTAATTACCTTGTCAGCATAGAAATGGTATCCAGTTTCAGAGCACTTTCCGGTGAATCTAGAGTTACTGTACAGAACACTTGCGTTTGTCCTCTCTGGAATACTGCAGACCCATGGAGGGGGTTGTGAAGATTGACTTGGCACGATATGTCACGCAATTCATGAAGCTCTCGCCCGTCACACCTTATCAATCAAGAGATAGTAGATTAAGCATTAAACTTTAGCATCATCATCAAACTAAAACATTAAGCATCAATACGGCAGTTGTAAGTTCGTAACAAATTGATTCATTTTCGCATTTCTTCcaatatgtaatataatgaAACCATAGGGCTTAAATGCAAGAGGGTTTATGCGAGTAGATAACTGAAAAGTGGGTGAATTATGGGAATTTATATCTACacatcaaataattcaattcgatATAGATTTTTTTGTCCAAAAGTATGTAGATCAAGCTGTGtatccgtatttttttttaatagaatCAATTTACAGGAAGCATTTTCATTGACATCAACTGTTGCACTCTGTGACATGTTTTGTGATACCCACAGTATctcaaaaataattctacCGATCTAGTTCAAATTTGGAGCCAGTATCTTCGATAGCCTACCCGTTTTGCCATTaaacggaatttttttaatcaggtatgtaaacaaaataacgaccgtttgaagttgaaatttgattttccgaccaaaatttaaatatgttgtattaattaataatatatacaattttgaaaaaaattaggattTTGATAAAGACAATCTATTCATGAATATTGTCTCCAAATTTATCGTAGATTGGTCTAGTCATTTCTGAGATTCCATGGACACAGTAAAATATCCCACTGAACAGAACGATAGACATTATAGTCAATACCAATGCTTCATGTTAATTAATtgttgtgaataaaatatgtCAATGAAGCTGAAtctaataaatttaaatacagTCCGCTCCCGTAATAGTGCTACTCCCAATAGTGTCGCTTTCCCTTATTCTCGATCGAACGTGACCCCCACCACGGGCTCACATCAGGTTTCATATTCATCTCTCTGAATAGAGCCAAACACTGGCTCAATGAAATAGCGTATAATTCTCtgctttaaattcaatttattgtcattatttttttaataatgttatttcatcacaaaattcataatatagtaataatatcattttcaaaaaaatgtcataaatttcgattatcatcattaaaataataatgagaGGCAGTTTCTTCAACAAGACCAAAGTATAATATgtaggtaaaaaatttaattatattactaTCATGGTGTTGAGATCAATCGTGTGCCGACCGGAAATAGATTAAAAgaaatttcgcaaaaaaaatctgaaaaaattctcatgaACTCAATAAGAAGTAATGCAACTTTTTACGGTCCTGAGGTTTTGTTGTAAACCTCGTCGTTTTCGTACTCCGGAGCAATATTCAAATTgtctattttttatcaaaaaacgaaatatttctggggaaaaaaaatcgcaaaaatttttctacaaaatgaaattgaagcTTAGGCTTCCCCCTTTATGATTTGAGTCGGAGAAATACATAAAAAAGATTTTTAGTGCAAACGGGGTCCACTcacaaaagaacaaaaaaacgacaaaaaatgttcgtttTCAAAACTGGGTGctaagtgtaaaaaaatcgtaaaaatttgtttgaaaagcCAAAATGTAGGTAAATCCCCCCTCTTTAAAATGCCGTTAGTCAAATTGGCCTAGGCCAACTACCGGCGAAATGGCATAAAAAACCGTTCCGGCACTTTTTCCAACTCTTGTCCGGAAACTTTCCGCCGGTAGTGTACATTTGATGATTTTACTATATCAATGTGTATATTTAACACATTTTGTGGAATAAATGGGGATAGGTGTGAAAAGTTTtcttaaaataatgaaatttagaaaaaaaagttgaaattagaaaatcgaaataatcCATTTTTATATGATAAGGAAAAcgaatatatgtaaatatacacGAGTAGTCACAGTTTACCCGGCGCGGCGGCACTATTACGAGAGCGCGCCGATAATTCCGACAGTTTGAACGTGCGTCAGTGGAGGTAGTACCTGAGTATCCAAGATAAATACTCCCCCCCATCACCGGCACTATTATGAGAGCGGACCGTAAAACAAACCTCAATCGAATTGAACAACAGGTTGTTGAGATATAAATTCTCAAAATTCATCCACTTTTACCCACTGCGGTAcaaatgacaaaaaataaacataagtgaaaaaaattaggaacaTCAAATACCTTACATTGTCTTCAAAGATGAGCGACCGGAATATCTCTTTGCTTAGCGCTGAAAATTCTTCCGATACAACAGTAGAATCGATATTGGGATGTTCctgtttaattttctcaatgaCATCAGTTCTTATGTTATTCACTGCATTGTCTCGTGATATTTTATCATGTTTGTGATCTCTGAATATTTCCCGCAGCCTCATTTCTGAGAGAATTTTTATGGACTCTTTGATCTCTTCCTGTGTCTCAGGAATTGCCTGGATTTGTCTTTTAGCTTTGCCGTATTGCTTTTGCAACTGTAATATGCTCTGTACAATGTTCTGACATTCTTTGACACCAACTTTTAACGCCTTGAAAAAATCAGGCTGAAGTATATCGTTTGCAGAGCCTTCGAGCATGACAATAAGACTGTTCGCCATTGCACTGACTATTAGATTCAGATCACTTTTTTGCATCTGCCTTCTCGTCGGGTTTATAAGGATTTCTTGATCGACTAATCCCACTCTGACAGCACCGACCGGTCCATTCCAAGGAATATCCGACAAAGACAAAGCTGCCGATGCCGCGTTTATCGAAATTATATCTGGGTCATTGACTCCATCGACAGCCAAAATGTTGCACATCACTTGAGTGTCATAGCAGTATTTGTCTGGGAATAGCGGACGCAGGGAACGGTCGATTAGGCGACTGGTCAGGATCTCATGTTCGGTGGGACCCAGTTCCttgcggaaaaaatttgtaggTATTCGACCGGCGGCTGCTGCCTTTTGCCTGTAGTCGACGACAAGCGGTAAAAATGAGTTATTTGAAGCTCTCACTTTACTGACCGTTGTGACCATAACGGCGGTGTCACCGATCGATGCTACCGCACATCCATCTGCCAGTTTGGCGTATTGACCCGTCGAGAATGTGAGTTCATTcctaaaaattatcaaatcaTATAACTGATTACGCTACCTGTGTGATCTTGGAATTGCAAAGAATAACCCTCAAATGCAGAAATAGGGATGAAAACAACATCGGTTAGAAGTGTGTAGGTGTTCAATTAATTACAACCCCTCAATCGTGCAATGGAATTAGGAAAACATCAATTGAACACAGTTGTTCAAGGTGTAAAGTTGGCTATTGTGTTAGATGATTTAGGATTGCGTTTTAATTTACATACAGCAAAAGATAAGCCCAAGTCACGTTTTTAAGCCTCTATTCGTGAAAATTAGAGAtcaaaaaacatttttgtatttgttGGTTAAGCTGCATGAGTTTAAGGTTATGTTTGGACGAAATGTTTGAGTGATTTGCTTACCCATTACTAAGATTAACGCGGACTTCTGATTTCTCGAGCTGTCGATTCTGGGTACTGTATTTACAACTTGATATACGAGGGATACACAGACTTCTTTTATATTTAGATAGCAATTTACGTTTTGTCAATAACCTAAAAAACATAATCGACGCCATTTTTGATTATACCGGCTACTTCCCATGACGGTATCACTAGAGGAGATATCACGCATAGAGACTATAGGCAAAGAGTATGGACTAGAGGTACATGGTATCACGCATAAGTGGTCTGCAGTGATCTGTAGCGGGATTCCGTAACTCTCTACCGACAATTATCGTTGTCGCTAGCTAGCGACAGTTGTCGCTGGCATCGACGATGCTAGCGACGTAGGGTGATTCTGTAACTTCGACGTAACGATATTCATCGATGCAAaccactgatatatatatacactggattGGATATTACCGTATACTCTACGTGTAAGCTCGTGTGTCCAATTGAACACTTGAATTTCCGCCATCTTGTACAGAAAGTTGTCACAGAATGCGCGCTAGATTTGAACTGCGTAAAATATGCTATTTAAATCTAACGATATATTCGTcacacaaaaaagtttttgacgagtaaaataatgtttgatacattaaatgaagaacaaatcattttttcgatggtatattattatttacaattatatgaTGTAAAAGatcattaaataatatgacgaaaaacttgtatttaagcgtgatttttctttatgttcAAAAGAAGTCCTCAATTCTAAGAAGTTTCCGTCCATTATCCTTTATCCTATGGTGGGCTGAATTTCATacggattattcaaaaatttgtataacacTAATTCAACCGTTAGGGAATCCATTTACCATCCATTGATCATCAAAGTGGAGCTTAAGacatgtaaaaaaagttttgaattaaacTATATCGAATTGGGTGagtaaaaactttattcaaaaatatggagaaTAAAACATTCCTTGCAAACGTTAAGGAATTTTTATTGAGTTGCGTGCGATAAACCACAACAATATAATTAGTAGTATCAATCCGCAATCCATTcacatgaagaaaaagttacaagcacaatcaaaagaaaataaaaaagatgtacATATCTGAGCATGCAAATCAGGTACAAATGTGTAGGTGCTCATGTAATTTGGTTACATTCACTGTGGTGGGCCGATCGGATTCATCCTGAAATTCGGTCTGCTGCAAGTTTTCACCTACAGATAAGTTACTAATAAATAACGACAATGGAAATACACAGAAATGTGTCACACACGATTTTTCTGTAACAGAGCACTTTATAATCTGTAGGTAATTAACCGCTTCGACGACATTGACGCAATAGTGCATCACATCAACGTGTCTTTATGCACACTGAGTTTTCTCTGACCTAAAAGGGATTAATAGTTTCAGATCTTACCAAATAACGTTGGGATACTGCCTTTTCGTaaagttatataatttttacttttcttctgaAAGCAAGAGAGTTCAAAGTGGTCGGAACACAGAAAGCTATCACTTGATGGAGACCACGGACCAATGTTTATATTTGCGATCCACTGCTTCATAATATCAGGTTCATCCAATGGGAACCTACATAACAAGcaaagtttaaatttattaattcacaCGTTATGTTGCATTGAGTAACGGTACTTACTTGAAGAATGAATAGCCACGTCCATATTCCCTTAATCGGTGACAAGATGAACACTCTGATTTTGGGTTGTCAAATATAGTTGGTACACTGTtctttttcaatgtaattaTGAATCCTGTCCTATCGAAGCAGTCGTTTGTAAAATGAGCCGAACACAATGTGCTATTTCGGTTTGGCTTCCAGTCCTTcctcttcatttcttttaacCACTGCTGAAGGTGCAACACATCTTTCACGGGAAATCTACAtatcgaattataatttaatcccTGAGTCAATAATacccgagttttcaatttcaattataataagatcggttcataattcaaatattgtgaatttttactgacACGATTCGTACGTTATAATActcgttaaatataattagtaaatACTTCGTATGCTGACATAACCTCTGCAAGTTATCATTTGCAGAACGCTTCAGCGTTGTATACTCACTTGTGAAATGATCGCCCACAATATTTTGATTGctttgttttgcaaaaaacgCAGGTACTCATTGTTACCTCAATAATTGTTACTGTAATTTTCCAACACAATcgattatatacacatgcatatatcacgtatatatttatatatatctgaAGTGACAAGAATCTGTACAAAATGGCTACCGTTCAATTGGCGTGACGGCACCACGCTTAAATCCAATATCAGTGATGCAAACTAGTCACAGGCGCATCGATAGATGTCGATAGATATTCAGCTAATTTGACAACGTCGCAGATATTATCACTAAAAATCTAGTAATTTCGGATAGATTATTTGTGAACGCAATCAAAATCGTCTATTAGGTTCTGCTATTGTTCTGTATCATCTGCCAGTGTTGGCAACCGTACGATAATTATCGTACATGTACGACAATTTCATACCAACGTACGATGTACGATAGCGATTCATTATCGTACGCAAATGTAcgataatattcaaataccTAGAATTTTTTCCTAAATGAACGAATAAAGTCATTAGTTTGTAATGGACAAAAATTTCGATGGATAATCGTTCactcttatatatatattgaaacgtttcgaGTTTTCTCGAGCACTGAATATCACGATTTGTCTGCACGTGATGTGAAATAATTCACCGATTGTGTCTAAActtaattattaaattatcacaCGGGCAGATATTTGGTGAACTCTGACGATTAAAGATCGTCGTTCGCGAGTTATTGTTTCGTGGTTATAATATCTCGTCTCACGAAAGGCCAGACGGGATATGAAATACGTGAAGGCGTGGTTGTCCGAAGGACGGCAAATATGCGCAATTATACCATTACCTGCATCAAGACGGCCTGACGCAATGCAGGTAGCTCTTTGCAGGTTCAGGGGCCCTACCTAAGGGTTAAAGGATTCTAGGTGACGAACACTGTCTCTGCGTTTCAACATCAGACGCAATGTTGGGCTTCACCCAACACGGCTCCCTAATACCTGAAGACTTTATTGAAAAAACGGAATTTGTTATCTACGTTGAATAGCCTCCTTCAGTTGAGAGTGGTAGTCGAGGCTGCTTGGAGTAACGCTTCCCTGCCTCGTGGTCGGTAACTCGTGTCGACTACAAGTTCCTCGTTGAGAAGTGGTGATCCGGTAATCGGATATTTGAACATGTCCGTATTCGGACAGAATAACTGATCTACTGCTTGTTCTGTGACGATAGACGATAGATGTCGAGACACACTTGTGCTCGACTTTTATACACGCGTTGGCGTATGGTTTCGCAGATTTGGGGAAATGAAATTGGCCGTGTCCCTTGAAGAGGGAGCACAGTAAATCGCGTGATTTAATTGGCCTCTCGGTACGCGGTGGGGTCACCGAGTGTACGTAGAGActttctttgaaatttgtatACTGTTGTCTATTTGGAGTTCGGGTTGACCGTCAGGCGGCGGCACGCCGGTGAGGCGTCCCGTcacaatatataaatatatataatgttaaatattatatattttgtcatttttatatgtataagaataaaatgaataattgaatgatTAAATTTGGAGCTATTTGATtctcgtaaaatttttgaatcgcACAAATTTTAGCCTCATCTACCAGCATCTACTACCCGGTAAACACgtgtaaaaatgataaaatttgaaaaagtacGTGTCGGGCACAATATAAGAtcacgataataataattttattattttattaataaccAACGCTTTTTTACGTTATTTCAAAATGTACGATAATTTTTCGTCAGGTACGATAATCTTACGCCCCTGGTACAATCAGCGCCATCTTCTAGGTTGCCAACACTGCGACTGACGGGAACTACGGGAAGACCTCTCAGGCTTCTTACACCCAGCCCGAAACATGGACCATCGTAGTCCATGAAGATACTTGTTTTCAAGCATGGTCTTATAcactttttaaataatttctgttATTGACATTGTAAAATGCGTTGCAATAACTTGAACCTTTTATAACTATAAATATTCCTTCAATGGATGCGTGATTAATCAAACTTCCCGTCGTTATTGTAGTTGTTTAACGTTGAACAGAAAAATGGCTTACCGCATTATCCGTTCTTGCAAATCAGTTGCGAAAGCTGCACAACGTTTTCACGCATCCAATCACGGTATGATAACGATTAGAAGCATTGGTTTCCGCTGTATCTTACAGACTTTGATTAAACGCAAGCACAAAACAATATGAATCTAGCTGAACCTAATGGAACTTCATTTGCCGGCGGAACATAACCTCTAatctgaaaattgttttagGATTGGAATTACCGAAACGAAATTTCGTCAGTACAGTGAATGAGAATCTACTGACAGCAAAAGTTCCCTTAATCTCCACGGTTCGGTACACGAATTTCTTTAATAAATGTGAGTTGAGTAATTTTGTACCGTTTATCAACTTTTCTTGAAGTAAGCTTGAAGTAGGaacagacaaaaaaaatacaatgaaGTTTATCATTGGAGTACGTTGTCAAATTACAAATGATATCCACATTTTAACGGGTGTGACCATCCTGAGAGGCTAAAATAGAAGTCGGCGTTCATGAATTATCTGTAGCTAAACTTGTGTATGTTTTTTATGTCTGTTTAAACACTTCCAGTTAACGTTTCCAGCTTTGTAAATGCATTTaattaaatacaaaaatgATAACAATTGGTCGA includes the following:
- the PNPase gene encoding polyribonucleotide nucleotidyltransferase 1, mitochondrial, which encodes MASIMFFRLLTKRKLLSKYKRSLCIPRISSCKYSTQNRQLEKSEVRVNLSNGNELTFSTGQYAKLADGCAVASIGDTAVMVTTVSKVRASNNSFLPLVVDYRQKAAAAGRIPTNFFRKELGPTEHEILTSRLIDRSLRPLFPDKYCYDTQVMCNILAVDGVNDPDIISINAASAALSLSDIPWNGPVGAVRVGLVDQEILINPTRRQMQKSDLNLIVSAMANSLIVMLEGSANDILQPDFFKALKVGVKECQNIVQSILQLQKQYGKAKRQIQAIPETQEEIKESIKILSEMRLREIFRDHKHDKISRDNAVNNIRTDVIEKIKQEHPNIDSTVVSEEFSALSKEIFRSLIFEDNVRCDGRELHELRDISCQVNLHNPLHGSAVFQRGQTQVFCTVTLDSPESALKLDTISMLTSGIKEKNFFLHYEFPPFATNETGRSGPSGRREIGHGALAERGLRAVLPKDYPFTIRLTSEVLESNGSSSMASVCGGSLALMDAGVPITTAAAGVAMGLITKYDETKQINDYKVLTDLLGIEDYMGDMDFKLAGTKKGITAVQADIKIPGIPLKIVFEALQQGHNAKSKIIEIMNSAIAKPREVKKPNMPVSEMLEVPIHMRAKFVGISGSNLKKILVETGVQVNQVDDTIFSLFAPNQTAMDEAKEIIDRILTAEREPVLEFGAIYNAKIVEIRDLGVMVTLYPSMNPALLHNSQLDQRKVNHPSALNFEVGQEIHVKYFGRDPVSGAMRLSRKVLQSGAVAPVKNFTNS
- the LOC124220576 gene encoding uncharacterized protein isoform X2, encoding MSTCVFCKTKQSKYCGRSFHKFPVKDVLHLQQWLKEMKRKDWKPNRNSTLCSAHFTNDCFDRTGFIITLKKNSVPTIFDNPKSECSSCHRLREYGRGYSFFKFPLDEPDIMKQWIANINIGPWSPSSDSFLCSDHFELSCFQKKSKNYITLRKGSIPTLFAPL
- the LOC124220576 gene encoding uncharacterized protein isoform X1, with product MSTCVFCKTKQSKYCGRSFHKFPVKDVLHLQQWLKEMKRKDWKPNRNSTLCSAHFTNDCFDRTGFIITLKKNSVPTIFDNPKSECSSCHRLREYGRGYSFFKFPLDEPDIMKQWIANINIGPWSPSSDSFLCSDHFELSCFQKKSKNYITLRKGSIPTLFGENLQQTEFQDESDRPTTVNVTKLHEHLHICT